A section of the Flavobacterium ardleyense genome encodes:
- a CDS encoding GNAT family N-acetyltransferase, giving the protein MINLQPFLETNNIILSPLTEEDFDELYLAASDPKIWEQHPNKDRWKRDVFINFFEGAMKSGGAFKIIDKATSEIIGSTRFYDYNADDKSILIGYTFFKVSHWGKGFNREVKELMLAYIFQFVSQVDFHVGAENHRSLISIARIGAIKVGEQEVTYFGEEPKLNAIFRIFPQPSPQKREA; this is encoded by the coding sequence ATGATCAACCTGCAACCATTTCTAGAAACCAACAACATAATTCTTAGTCCTCTAACTGAAGAAGATTTTGACGAATTGTACCTCGCAGCTTCGGATCCTAAAATTTGGGAGCAACATCCTAATAAAGATCGTTGGAAGAGAGATGTTTTCATAAATTTCTTTGAAGGAGCAATGAAAAGCGGCGGTGCTTTCAAAATCATTGACAAAGCCACATCAGAAATTATCGGAAGTACACGTTTCTATGATTATAATGCAGATGATAAAAGTATTTTAATTGGATATACCTTTTTTAAAGTTTCGCATTGGGGAAAAGGTTTCAATCGCGAAGTAAAAGAATTGATGCTAGCTTACATTTTTCAATTCGTATCTCAAGTAGATTTTCACGTGGGTGCAGAAAATCACCGCTCTCTAATTTCAATTGCTCGAATTGGTGCAATCAAAGTTGGCGAGCAAGAAGTAACTTATTTTGGAGAGGAGCCTAAGCTAAATGCCATTTTTAGAATCTTCCCGCAACCTTCTCCACAGAAAAGAGAGGCTTGA
- a CDS encoding DegT/DnrJ/EryC1/StrS family aminotransferase: MINVTKTFFPPIEEYNAQVARIWENQWLTNRGELIVELEQNLKEYLNISNITITNNGTIPLQIALKILGNQGEIITTPFSYVATSAAIVWENCTAVFVDIDPAHLTINETKIEAAITSKTTAILATHVFGNPCNIEAIEQIAAKHGLKVIYDAAHAFGIVYQGKSIFEYGDVSTCSFHATKLFHTGEGGAMFANDEKLRQQLYYSHNFGHNGPLDFHGLGINGKISELQAAMGLAVFPYMDEILKARKEVVDYYNSNLNLDRLQTMRIRENTEWNYSYYPVIFESEAQLLDVQKALNEQQIFPRRYFYPSLNTIDYVKGQKMPISEDIASRILCLPLYKGIEQVDLERIVGLVNEI; encoded by the coding sequence ATGATTAATGTTACCAAAACTTTTTTTCCGCCAATCGAAGAGTATAACGCCCAAGTGGCGCGGATATGGGAAAATCAGTGGTTGACAAACCGTGGCGAATTGATAGTGGAATTAGAACAAAATTTGAAGGAATATTTAAATATTTCCAATATTACAATTACCAATAACGGAACTATTCCCCTACAAATAGCATTAAAAATTTTAGGGAATCAAGGCGAAATAATTACCACTCCTTTTAGTTATGTTGCCACTTCGGCGGCAATTGTCTGGGAAAATTGTACTGCTGTATTTGTGGACATTGACCCGGCGCATCTCACCATTAATGAAACAAAAATTGAAGCGGCAATTACGTCAAAAACCACTGCCATTCTTGCGACGCATGTATTTGGTAATCCATGCAATATCGAAGCGATTGAGCAAATTGCCGCAAAGCATGGATTGAAGGTGATTTATGACGCCGCCCACGCTTTTGGGATCGTGTATCAAGGAAAATCAATTTTCGAATATGGCGATGTGAGTACTTGCAGTTTTCACGCCACCAAACTTTTCCATACCGGCGAGGGCGGAGCGATGTTTGCCAATGACGAGAAATTACGTCAACAACTGTATTACAGTCACAATTTTGGACATAATGGACCGCTGGATTTTCATGGTCTTGGCATTAACGGAAAAATTTCTGAACTGCAAGCAGCAATGGGATTAGCGGTTTTTCCATATATGGACGAAATTCTCAAAGCGCGCAAAGAAGTGGTCGATTACTATAATTCAAACCTTAATTTGGACAGACTTCAAACCATGCGAATCCGCGAAAATACCGAATGGAATTACAGCTATTACCCAGTTATCTTTGAAAGTGAAGCGCAGCTACTAGATGTTCAGAAAGCTTTAAATGAGCAGCAAATTTTTCCCCGACGCTATTTTTATCCCTCACTAAATACCATTGATTATGTGAAAGGACAAAAAATGCCGATTTCGGAAGATATAGCATCTAGGATTTTGTGCTTACCGCTTTATAAAGGAATTGAACAAGTTGATTTGGAAAGGATAGTTGGGTTGGTGAACGAAATTTGA
- a CDS encoding acetyltransferase: MLILGAKGFAKELLQLLIENGEAENAAFFDDVTVDMPDNLFGKYPVLKNELQAREYIRNNDNRFCLGLGNSILRNKMATKFTSWGGILTSTISNQAIISNLDVQIGIGTNIMATALISPSVEIGEGSLIYFHTSITHDCKLGKYVEISPSATILGRVSIGDFAQIGAGAVILPDLKIGKNVIVGAGAVVTKNVPDHAVVAGVPAKIIRFQSDL; encoded by the coding sequence ATGCTAATACTAGGTGCAAAAGGATTTGCCAAGGAACTTCTACAATTGCTGATTGAAAATGGTGAGGCGGAGAATGCGGCCTTTTTTGATGATGTTACTGTAGATATGCCAGATAATTTATTTGGCAAATATCCCGTGCTCAAAAATGAACTGCAAGCCAGAGAATATATCAGAAACAATGACAATCGATTCTGCTTAGGTTTAGGAAATTCCATTTTGCGTAATAAGATGGCCACAAAATTCACAAGTTGGGGTGGGATTCTTACTAGCACAATTAGCAATCAAGCAATCATTTCCAACTTGGATGTTCAAATAGGTATTGGTACAAATATAATGGCAACTGCATTAATTTCCCCCTCTGTAGAAATTGGCGAAGGATCATTAATTTATTTCCATACCAGCATTACTCATGACTGCAAACTGGGAAAATATGTAGAAATTTCTCCCTCTGCCACCATACTCGGTCGCGTAAGCATTGGCGATTTTGCACAGATTGGCGCAGGTGCAGTAATTCTTCCCGATCTTAAAATCGGAAAAAATGTTATCGTTGGAGCAGGTGCTGTCGTAACCAAAAATGTTCCCGATCATGCTGTGGTCGCGGGAGTTCCTGCAAAGATTATTCGATTTCAAAGTGATTTATAG